The segment ttaaatatcataatatatttattcaaataaactgaacataataatttaaccaaaaatataaacatattttattagtCTTTGAAGTTACACTGTAAAATGTAGGAAAAAGGATATACCTAAAGAGACGATGGCAAAACAATGATGAAAGCAAGCTTAATTGAACTCCCAAAAATCACAaaagatgaaatatatttatttatttattttagaagaagactttttttctctttattcttatgtttttccctCTTCTAATCTattgttgttctttttattgtgatttgttcttgttctcttctttttttttcccctAAATCTCTCTCAAATTCCtccaaatcttttttttttcaaaattcttctcctaaaaatgaaagaagagaagagttttaataaattgagaaaataaaacaaattttttttcttgaaaactaAACATCCAATGCATATGCATGCATACTTGAGTTTTTTTCTTCccaatgaaattttttcttttttcaataagCAGTGTTGTTCTTCCATTGAACCACCCAGAAGAATCgatgaaaaatcttttttttctttctttttctctgaGAAGATTATTGAAAATGATTTCATTGCCCTCTTAGAGGACCTATTTTCTTTGATTCAATTAAAGAATTGAAGAGTTTAAATAGAttgactaaataaaataaatttctttttatggaAAATTAAACACCCAATGCATGCATACTTGAGTTTTTTTATttccaatatttttttctttttttgatatcCCTATTTTTCTCCCCAATGAATCACCCAGAAGAATCCatgaaaaatctattttttttctttttctgagaGAAGATTATTGGATATGATTTCATTGtccttttccattttctttaattcattcattcaataAAAGACAATgaattatttgaatatttttttaaaaaaaatagtccCATTGACTAGGATTCATCAGATTTTAATCATCCAAATCCAAAAGAAAAATCAGCTCATTCACacaacatttaaatattttgaagtaaaaaattactaaataaacataaaataaataaaaatacatgtataaaaagataatcttattatatatatcGAAGGAGCAATTAAACACGTCAAAAATTAAACGTTCACAATCACGTTACTCATCTTAATGTATAGTCATTAGtcttagattttaaaaaaaatattaacattgaggtttaaatagaaaaagaataattacttttgttaatacattaaaaataataaataaataaaacttttcaaaacAGTGAAACTgtaaaattgaatgaaaaagagttaaaaatatgaaaggaataagattattttattttgtgaaacGGTACATACAATTCTTCCTTAATTATCTGAAACTGAATCAAATATCTCCTACAATTTCTCTATATTCttctattatttataaaatcttttttttcagGGTTAGGGTTTGCATTAGCACTTTTCGTTTTCAGGTATTGAACTACTTTGCTTTAGAATTTGTTTTAgcctatttttctttctttagtgtaataatataatattcttatattatttaatttacatgTAATATCTGTTGATGTTAATAATGTTATCAAAGAACATAGCATCTTGTAAGACTCCCAACTCTTCgttcttttttaagaatttaGATTTCTTTGATAACTTATGAAATCGTATTGGAAAAACGTGTTAAATCAATaaagatcaaataaaataaaacggaGGGAGCAATCAATATGAAGTGTTGAATTTATTAACAACAATTGGACCATGGGAAATTGAAGACAGGAATAGAATTAAAGAAAGAATCTGGGGTTTAGATAAAGAAAGATGCTCAATCAGTagaaaatttctttatttttgtcgtAACTATAACTGATAAATACTATATTACTTAGTTTGTTTCTTTGGATACCATAGTTGTTTGTTTAGATAAAGAAAAGGAAACGAagccatattttcttttaataaataatgcaTAGATAAATGTACACTTTGTGTGAATCTAGAAAAGAACATATTTGCATGTGCCCcttgtataattttaaaaacgCAAGTgcaaatttaacaaaatttacTTGTTATAAGTGAtgtaattgtataaatattttacgGCACAGTAATTAAAGTGTGTTAGGAAAAACCCGGTGTCTGAGGACCTAGATGTTGAGAACAACAGGCACTGTCCATAATTTTAGATAAGAATTATAGCAAATTAGGACTCTTTTTTATATGCTATGCTATTAAATAGCAGCTAAAatagtcttttatttttgagttaatatttaaaatcgTTCTTAAATTTTCACACTATTAGTACTTTATGTTTGTAGTACTAGTGCATTTTCGATTTTCCTTAAACTTTTGCCTACTTTTTTAACATTATTGAAGGAAAAAGCTAACCTTTCTTCTTATTAACCTTCTGATTAGTATAAACATTATTGCAGCTAAAATCGAAAGGTTAATGACATTGATTTCACATGCAATACTTGAAAAAATAATGTTCTTGCTACATCATAAACGTGTTCTTAGTTTAGAAGCAATAATTTCTATAGAATAAAGTAAGGTGTTCTTCTTTTCCCCTTCTTTATATAGAATCATTATTTCTActcaacatatataaatatggccgaacatttcataaataaaattgtggACAAAATCAACATTAAAAATTGAAGGAGGGTTAGAAAAAGTTTTCTTAGTGCTCTGTGAGAATTAAAGGAAGACTTCGagtcttaaactaaagataaCGGACTATTTTGGGCTTTTTccattattaatttcatatacACTAGAGTTCATGCATTTTGATGTTACCATACCTATGTGATTAGATGCACTGTTTCTATGCTATTTTGGTACATGCTGTGTGAAAGCATTTAGTTGTAATCTATACGAACTCTTCTTTGTAACGCATTTTATTATAATGAACTTTCCCCTTCCTCTTCCTCTCCTACTCTAATTCAGGTCCCAAACCCAAGACAAAAGGAAAAAGGTTGCACTGGGCTAGCAGCCAACATACATAGATGGTGTTGTTAAACTAGCTATAACTCTCTGTGCAGGATACAAAATTTCTAATCACGATACACATTTGTATCTCCAGGAAATTGCAGTACTTAGTTAGAAAACATGCTGGAGGTCTCGAAATACACATGAATCAATCTCATCAAATATGTAAAAAGAGGCATTAGGAGACATCTAAATAAGAGAAGAGAAACCAGTAAACAACGCTGATGTAGAAATTCTACCAAATATATTTCCCATAATGGACATGAAACCAAAAGTTCAAAGGAAGCATTGCCCGTTTTAGAGTGCTCACATGGGGGTGAGGGAAGGGACAGtaagaaaatacataactaCCTAGCCCAAAGAAGCCAAATAAAGGCTATACATTTGAAATCTGGACCAAAACTAACTATATTTTAAGGTATTTTTTATCCTCTCACAGGGCAtctcaaaaaatttgaagaacagAATAGAATGACGCAGTGAAATGCAATCACCTGTTAAACTATCATCTCAACTCTCTGAGAATAgctttgtcttttttttttttttttttcagagcTGTACACTTGGTTCAAAATAACTAGCAACTCAATAAGGTCAATTCCTATCAATGAGCTCAGCAGGCAAGTTAAGATCGAAAAAGCTACCACCGGAATCCTCTCTTGTACGCTTCCTTGAGGAGCATCCACTCTCATCTGATGTCCCACAACCTGATGGATGAACCAATTCTATGGAACCTCCTGCAAGATGTACAAGAAGCAGTACAATGTTCAAATACTAACTCTTTTTCTGGTTATAATGCACAACCTGCGTtaccaaaacaaacaaaaagaaatgaaaataaaggaaACAAGCTTAGATAAACAGTCACTCTACATCCCAACaaacccacccacccacccaaccccaaaaaaaaaacagagggAAGACGTATCCTGCAAAAGAGAATAAAGGAAAAGAGGTGTAGGCAAGAACAGAAGCATTTCTAAAGAAAATAGGCATTTCACATAACTTGCATTGATTTGATTGTCTACAAAATTAGTATTGTAGTATTGAACTGAGTAAGATCTAATAGAATTAAATAGCCATCATTAACCATCACAAAGTTCTTATATGGAAGGTAAAAACTGTTGTATGGTGATGGTGACTGTTAATGTTTGAAACCATGATTCTTGAAGTGTTTTTGGTACCAAACTGATGAAGATGATTTATGGATAAGAAAGCAAATAGTTCTCGAATGTAAACACAGATTTGTTTACGAGACTTAACACTACAAGTTAGTACATGAGTTAATTTCATTGTGGAAGACTGCAGAATTATAATATTGAACTCACATGCTTGGTTGGGTGAAATTGCAACATAACCAGAAAACTTGTCTAGTACTTGATCAATCACGGGTCAACCAATTAAGTTACTAGAACATTATAGTATTTTTGCAAAATTGCAAATTACGACCTAGCTCTTGCCTGATGCTTAACAAattcatcacataaaataaTCAGAGACATCAATAGTTCCAAGTTCTCTCATAGGTTTAGTTCCTGGAGATAGGGAGGTTTctacctatctatctatctctatctctccttttttttacaagtaaaatttatgaatcatggcatttcttttaattaaacataCTTCTCAGCAATCTATAGCTTGAGACTAAGGCTACTTTTCCATTTCTTCAACTCTCTCACCACTCCAACTAGCACCCACTAACTTAAACAGCAGCAACATAGAATGTCACCCATCTCTAAGATAACAACTAAAGAAAGGCAACCTGCTCCCTTTTGACACAGTTTGCCAGTTCACCAGCTCAACTGAATGATAATGATGCAAAGCATTATTGAGTAATAGAATGCATAAACtacttaaaagtaaaaaacattCCAAACAACAAATAGAATGTCTAAAACACTTAAATTAAAGCATTCCCCAGCAAGTCAAAAACATACTACCGTTCTATGGTGTGGGGGTAACCTTTTTGGGTGGAATAAGTTTGATGCAGTTAACTATAAGATGATGTAAAGTACTTCTATCACTTGCAAAAGCAATGAAAACTGTAAGGTAGACGCAATAAACTACCACGCCCCAGTAGGCAGAGATGACTGATCTACATAGGTACTCTGGCATGAGAGAGGATGGAAACTTCACCATTAGTCTGGTCATGGGCTTTTTGACATGTAATGTTGTTGTTTGCTTTGGCGTTCCGGCCTCCATTAAGCTCTGTTGCTCTCTCAATGCCCTTTGACTGGTACGGAGCTATATTGTGACTACTAAACTGTAGAGCTCCCAATAAATCAGTCTCGATGCATTCATACCTGAAAATCAGCATTACCATCAGTTTCTCACTAAACTACCAATAACTTAGGACATCCAGATGTCTACTTACATTTTCTTACATAGTTTATCAGTTACCACAGAGAGATTCAAGACTTGCATCCTCATTTCCATAATCTCTGTCTCTTCAAAACTATCAAATGGATCCTCAAAAACTTTTGATAACTTTTCAACATTTGCCTCAAGCTGCTGTTGCTGGTCCTCAAATAAATGCTGTTTTATTTCCTTTTCCTCATTTGTCATTTCATCCTTAAATAAGTCATCACCAAACATATAAAATGCAAATGGGTATGAAAATGAGAGAGCCCGTCTTGATCTGAACAGCCTGTAAAGTCCATTTGTAACCCAACTAAAGTCTCTCAATCTTGAATCCCTTGATTCTAAATTTGCTACCTTTTCTTTTATGGTCTCCCTCAGACGAGACTCCTGTGTAAAAGAATCCGTATGAGCTTTATAACGATTGTGATAATGCATGTAGCGATAGAGATCACGCTTAGCCCGTTCAGACTTCTTCTCCTGATCTTCCTTATAACGACCACAGCTGTGACCAGCGATACTTGACCAAGTATGATCTCGGCCAGTAGCTCCACCACATAGCCAACTACAGCACAAAGAAAAATGTAACAAGATCAAGATACTAAACTGGAAAAGAAGAAATTCCTCTAGAGAAGTATAAAGGAATGTAGAGAAGTATTTAGCTTTAGGAAACCCAAACTGTTGATTACTGGAATGAAATGGGTAAAACAACACTCAAACTTAAGAGAGTGTGAATATGCGCACCAGGCAAAAGAATTTGAACATCCAACTCAAAGTTAAGGTGAAGTAAGCATAAAATCTACATAAACCCCTTCGGAAGCCATTACACAGTCCATATAAAGACAATTATATAGCTCAATACAGATTCAAGTAAGACAATACAAGCATTGCAACTTTAGCCATATAACAAAAATGAGGTTAAAGTTAGATTAGACAAGGTTGTACAGTTGTACTTCCTAAAATGTATACAATTATGGTACTTAGACTCCATCTTTGAGAATAATATCATGCAATTAAATAAGATGATTGAATTGAAGGATGCTAAGGGAATACTATGTGATAAGAGAATACCTAGTGTAGAGAAAATCCTAGTAACAACTGTATGACCAACAATGGAAATAGCTGTGCATATTGGCCACTAAATCAAGCCATATCCATAAGATAAATGTTATAGAATTGCAAACAACTAAGATATATGTGCAATAATTCAAGACTAGACAACAATAGAAATCATCATGTATGACATAGTGCAAGTAGAAACATGTGGATGAATGAGGTAAGATTGTTGAGATGATTAAGTCATGTCTTAACATAGACATCCAAACGCACAAGCTCATAGCACTGACACCATGATCATTGGAGATATTAATATGGGaacaaaataaacttaaaacttATATGGAGGAAAAGCTGTCTCAAATTTCCTCATGCAGACTTAGTAAAGCATAGAACACAATGTAAACCAAGCAAATATACAGGAGATACCAACTGATTGAGACTAATGTTTAGTTATTGTTGCTATACTTAGGTGTGCTGACATGAACCTTTTCGGTTTGGCTAGACACTGTCAGTGTTGAAATAAGTGTGAGGTCTAAAATTTCTAGTTTAAGAAACCTTAATTAAATACTGGGATGTTGTACCACATGGTACTTCAgggaaaataaagagaagaCTCAACCCATGGAATGTTGCGCCTCAGTCCTAAATGTGGGTGATTTGGAAAGAGAGGAATATGAGAGCATTCGAAGGGGTTGAGAATGGCATTGTACATTTGCATCTTATTGATGCATTCTAATGAAATCTCCTTACaacatcacaaaaaaaaaaaaaaaggcctCATACTCTTAAGGATCAACTTCATTTTGGTGTACATGACACTAACGCGTCGTTGTCAATGTTGAGTGGTGCATCCAAGACATTCCTACTTGTACAGATAGATATGAGAGCATTCGAAGGGGTTGAGAATGGCATTGTACATTTGCATCTTATTGATGCATTCTAATGAAATCTCCTTACtacatcacaaaaaaaaaaaaatattggccTCGTACACTTAAGGATCAGCTTCATTTTGGTGTACACGACACTAACGCGTTGTTGTCAATGTTGAGTGGTGCATCCAAGACATTCCTACTTGTACAGATAAGTAGTTAACTTCCACAGAGAATCAAAAGTAGGTTCCCTACTTATGGTATATTTCTGGAGTTCATTTTCTCCCATCATCAACAAAATTAGTAACTTTATCCCCCCAAAAAAAAGGGAACCTCAACTAAAGACAAGACAGTGAGCCCTAGAAGTCCAAATTCTTACAAAGGAAGGTTGTATTATCAATACAACTTAAGTTAAACTAGATATATGTTGACTTCAAACTAGATTGAAATTTTGGATCGCCTCCAGGCTTTAGTAAAGTGGTAAGAGTGCAGCGCAGTAAGTGATGTGAGAGTTAGGTGCACATCACCGGTTCAAACCTTACCACAGATAAAAGTctggtatttaagtggagaaggacAGAGGACTGGAGCCATTGTCCGCGGAGTTTCGGTCAGTGCACCACTAATCCTCGGGGATATCTCAGTTATAACAGTAAGTATAGGATCAAATCCGACCCTGATCCTAAAATTCCAAAAGGAATTCCAATCTTTTAGGGGTTTTTTCAGCTTTTAAAGtattagggtaaaacaaaaaGCTGTGCCATCAAGCCATGTTCTCTGCAAATGAAGCACCAACTGTGTTGACATATATCCAGATTGTTTGTTCatcaataacatcaaaatcagcTTTCAGTTAAGAGAAATCTAGGTACAAAACAGATATCAAGAATAAACTCACCAAAATGCTTGCCCACAAATGCAGCTAACTAAGTTGCAACCTCCATTCTTCTCGACCGGCTTATGACACTTTGGACAAGGCTTAGTGTGAACTGTAATCCAGTTAACAGTCTCGGATTCGTCTCGGCACTTCTTGGTCCAAAGTTCCCACATCCAGCAAGAACAAGGTGAATGTGCTTCTGATAAGCAACTGAAACAGAACTGTAAACCACATGAACATTCTACTTCACAGAACTCATCGGTCTCTACTCGTATAGCATTCCCACAATGAGGGATACTTGGACACCATTTCACCATTTTATTGTCCTCAATGTATGATTCAAGGAGAAACCGATCAAATTTCTCTGCCAAATCAGGATGCCTTT is part of the Solanum lycopersicum chromosome 1, SLM_r2.1 genome and harbors:
- the LOC101261665 gene encoding probable E3 ubiquitin-protein ligase ARI2 isoform X3, yielding MEDYGSSDEDTYSSDQESYDGLENEETDSQWGSSTGNSCKVITRESLLVAQREDLRRVMDLLSLREHHARTLLIHYRWDVERLFAILVEKGKTCLFAEAGVTILEEIDVDSSVSSSTMMCGICMEEVAGSEVTKMDCGHCFCNDCWTEHFIVKIKEGQSKRIRCMAHKCFAICDEAVIRKLVSKRHPDLAEKFDRFLLESYIEDNKMVKWCPSIPHCGNAIRVETDEFCEVECSCGLQFCFSCLSEAHSPCSCWMWELWTKKCRDESETVNWITVHTKPCPKCHKPVEKNGGCNLVSCICGQAFCWLCGGATGRDHTWSSIAGHSCGRYKEDQEKKSERAKRDLYRYMHYHNRYKAHTDSFTQESRLRETIKEKVANLESRDSRLRDFSWVTNGLYRLFRSRRALSFSYPFAFYMFGDDLFKDEMTNEEKEIKQHLFEDQQQQLEANVEKLSKVFEDPFDSFEETEIMEMRMQVLNLSVVTDKLCKKMYECIETDLLGALQFSSHNIAPYQSKGIERATELNGGRNAKANNNITCQKAHDQTNGCAL
- the LOC101261665 gene encoding probable E3 ubiquitin-protein ligase ARI2 isoform X2, with the protein product MEDYGSSDEDTYSSDQESYDGLENEETDSQWGSSTGNSCKVITRESLLVAQREDLRRVMDLLSLREHHARTLLIHYRWDVERLFAILVEKGKTCLFAEAGVTILEEIDVDSSVSSSTMMCGICMEEVAGSEVTKMDCGHCFCNDCWTEHFIVKIKEGQSKRIRCMAHKCFAICDEAVIRKLVSKRHPDLAEKFDRFLLESYIEDNKMVKWCPSIPHCGNAIRVETDEFCEVECSCGLQFCFSCLSEAHSPCSCWMWELWTKKCRDESETVNWITVHTKPCPKCHKPVEKNGGCNLVSCICGQAFCWLCGGATGRDHTWSSIAGHSCGRYKEDQEKKSERAKRDLYRYMHYHNRYKAHTDSFTQESRLRETIKEKVANLESRDSRLRDFSWVTNGLYRLFRSRRALSFSYPFAFYMFGDDLFKDEMTNEEKEIKQHLFEDQQQQLEANVEKLSKVFEDPFDSFEETEIMEMRMQVLNLSVVTDKLCKKMYECIETDLLGALQFSSHNIAPYQSKGIERATELNGGRNAKANNNITCQKAHDQTNGEVSILSHARVPM
- the LOC101261665 gene encoding probable E3 ubiquitin-protein ligase ARI2 isoform X1, which produces MEDYGSSDEDTYSSDQESYDGLENEETDSQWGSSTGNSCKVITRESLLVAQREDLRRVMDLLSLREHHARTLLIHYRWDVERLFAILVEKGKTCLFAEAGVTILEEIDVDSSVSSSTMMCGICMEEVAGSEVTKMDCGHCFCNDCWTEHFIVKIKEGQSKRIRCMAHKCFAICDEAVIRKLVSKRHPDLAEKFDRFLLESYIEDNKMVKWCPSIPHCGNAIRVETDEFCEVECSCGLQFCFSCLSEAHSPCSCWMWELWTKKCRDESETVNWITVHTKPCPKCHKPVEKNGGCNLVSCICGQAFCWLCGGATGRDHTWSSIAGHSCGRYKEDQEKKSERAKRDLYRYMHYHNRYKAHTDSFTQESRLRETIKEKVANLESRDSRLRDFSWVTNGLYRLFRSRRALSFSYPFAFYMFGDDLFKDEMTNEEKEIKQHLFEDQQQQLEANVEKLSKVFEDPFDSFEETEIMEMRMQVLNLSVVTDKLCKKMYECIETDLLGALQFSSHNIAPYQSKGIERATELNGGRNAKANNNITCQKAHDQTNGGSIELVHPSGCGTSDESGCSSRKRTREDSGGSFFDLNLPAELIDRN